The proteins below are encoded in one region of Tiliqua scincoides isolate rTilSci1 chromosome 7, rTilSci1.hap2, whole genome shotgun sequence:
- the RAB19 gene encoding ras-related protein Rab-19: MAFAHSEMDEPFDYLFKIILIGDSNVGKTCVVHRFKSGQYHTKQQNTIGVDFTVRSLEIDGKKVKIQVWDTAGQERFRTITQSYYRSAHGAILAYDMTRRSTFESIPHWIHEIEKYGAANLVLMLIGNKSDETDKRQVLFEDACTLAEKHGLLAVLETSAKEAQNVDEVFTLMAKELMARNALQLHGEHGRSDSIHLDSRPVIATQAEKSSCSC; the protein is encoded by the exons ATGGCTTTCGCCCACTCTGAGATGGATGAGCCATTTGACTACTTGTTCAAGATCATTCTGATTGGAGACTCCAATGTGGGGAAGACATGTGTGGTTCATCGCTTCAAGTCGGGGCAATACCACACAAAACAGCAAAACACGATTGGGGTGGACTTCACAGTGCGTTCGCTGGAGATTGATGGTAAGAAGGTgaag ATACAAGTGTGGGACACAGCAGGCCAAGAACGATTTCGGACAATAACCCAGAGTTATTATCGTAGTGCCCATGGTGCTATTCTTGCCTATGATATGACTAGGAGGTCCACTTTTGAGTCTATTCCTCATTGGATTCACGAGATTGAAAAATACGGCGCAGCTAACTTGGTCTTGATGTTGATTG GGAACAAGTCAGATGAAACAGACAAGCGACAGGTCCTGTTTGAAGATGCTTGCACGTTAGCAGAGAAGCACGGTCTCCTCGCAGTACTGGAGACGTCGGCCAAGGAGGCACAAAACGTTGATGAGGTCTTCACACTGATGGCAAAAGAGCTGATGGCTAgaaatgccttgcagcttcacGGGGAGCATGGCCGTTCAGATAGCATCCATCTAGACAGCAGGCCAGTGATTGCCACTCAGGCTGAGAAGTCCAGCTGTTCGTGTTGA